From Laspinema palackyanum D2c:
TTCCTACGCAATGGCTGCCTTTCAAGATATTACCGATCGCAAACAAGTCGAAGCCGAACGAGAACGCTTTACCAAAGAACTCTTTGAACTCAATCAAAACCTAGAAGATGCCCTTGATGCGGAATTAGAACTCACCGATGCCTACGGGCGCTTTGTTCCCCATGAGTTTCTCTATTTTTTAGGCTATGAAAGCATTGTCGAAGTCAAACTCGGGGAAGCCGTCGAAATGGAAATGTCCATTTTATTTTCGGATATTCGCGATTTTACCACCCTTTCCGAAGGCATGACCCCGGAAGATAATTTTAAATTTATTAACTCTTATCTCTCCAGTATGGAACCGGCTATTGCGGACAACAATGGCTTTATTGATAAATATATTGGGGATGCGATTATGGCCTTATTTAGCGGCAGCGCCGATGATGCCGTCAAAGCCGGAATTACCATGTTAAACCAACTCGCCGAATACAATCAAGGACGGGAACAAAGCGGTTATCTGCCGATTCATATCGGCATCGGGATTAATACAGGGTCCTTAATGCTGGGCACCGTTGGTGGACAGAAACGGATGGATAGTACGGTGATTAGTGATGCAGTCAATTTAGCCTCCCGGATTGAAGGCTTGACTAAAAATTATGGGGTAGCCTTGTTAATAGGCGATCGCACCTTTTGTAGCTTGAAAGACCCGAATTCTTATAATATCAGACATATCGATCGCGTTCAAGTCAAAGGCAAATCCGAAATTGTCTCCGTCTATGAAGTCTTTGATGCCGACCCCCCCGCCATCCGCGAGGGCAAATTAATCACCAAAAGCATCTTTGAAGAAGCCATCCAGTTTTACAATAAAGGTTCCTATCCCGAAGCCGCCCGCTTCTTTCAAAAATGTCTCCGAATCAACCCAGAAGATAAAGTTGCCCAGATCTATTTAGAACGCACTCAGTCCCACTAATTAATCAATTATTTTGAACTGTTCATAGTAACGACTTCAGTCGTTCTTAATTGTTCGTAGTAACGACTTCAGTCGTTCTTAATTGTTCATAGTAACGACTTCAGTCGTTCTTAATTGTTCGTAGTAACGACTTCAGTCGTTCTTAATTGTTCGTAGTAACGACTTCAGTCGTTCTATTAAAGGTTGTCAGCACTTACATCTTCCTCCCTACCTTTGTTAGCAATCATTTAGGACTGCTATAACGGTTCCCCCACTCTTATGGTACAGATATTGAGAGGAGTGCGAGGATCTTGCTCGCTCTTTCTTGTCAAGAGCGAGCAAGATCCTCGCACTCCCCAAAAAAATGTACCTTATAACTGCGTGAACTGCTATATAATCGCATATAAATTTTGAAGATAACGACTGAAGTCGTTACTACGAACATGAAGAGNNNNNNNNNNNNNNNNNNNNNNNNNNNNNNNNNNNNNNNNNNNNNNNNNNNNNNNNNNNNNNNNNNNNNNNNNNNNNNNNNNNNNNNNNNNNNNNNNNNNAACGACTGAAGTCGTTACTACGAACCAAGATAAGAGAACGACTGAAGTCGTTACTACGAACCAAGATAAGAGAACGACTGAAGTCGTTACTACGAACCAAGATAAGAGAACGAGTGAAGTCGTTACTACGAACCCAGATAAGAGAACGACTGAAGTCGTTACTACGAACTCAGATAAAATGTGAGGAGCGAAAGTGCGTCTTCTCTTGACTCTGGGTTGGGGGCTTTCTTCGGATAGCAGTAGCAGGCATGGGTGTTGGTTGTAAATAAAGTCAGAACACAATTCTCAAAAAATAGCCAATCCATGTCATAATCTCTCTGATATGTCCCATCCCCTCTGGTGGCCTGATGACCCTCCGCAAGAAAACATTACTGGCGATCGGCTTGACCCTGGCTGGGTTATTTGGAGTCGTGCATTTGACCTCCTCAACGATTTTACTCAATGGCTTTACCACTTTAGAAGAAAAAGAAGCAAGGCGGAATGTCAAAAGAGTTTTGGATGCCTTCTCCAATTATCAGCAGGAATTACAGGCTCTCAACTTTCAGTGGGGGGTGTGGGATGAAACTTATCGGTTTATCGAAGATGGCAATTTAGATTATATTGATAGGAATTTAGGGGAAGTCAATTTAGCATCCCTGCGAGCTAATGCAATTCTCTTTATTAATAAAGAAGGGGAACTGGTTTTTGGTCAGGGTTTTGACTTGGTTCGTCAGAAGTTAGCGCCGATTCCAGCAGAGGTTTCTCAGAAGATTGCAGCGACTTCGATTCAGGTGTTAAAACCCAAAGATGCTTTGGCGGGAATTGTCACCATTAATAATCGTCCGATGACGATCGCCGCCGGACCCATTCTCAACAGTCAGGGGAATCTTCCCACTCGGGGAACCCTGGCGATCGCCCGCTTTCTCGATCGCGAAGAAATCCAGCGGTTGGCAACACTCACCCATTTGGATGTCAGGGCTTATGGACTCATGGATCCGACTACCCCGGTGGAGTTCCAACCCACGATCGCCCGCTTATCCCAGATGTCTGATGATCCTCCTATCCTGATTGAACCACTCAGTCAAGAATGGATGGCAGGGTATAGTTTATTACGAGATATCTATGGTAACCCCGCAGTCTTATTAGAACTGAATATCCCCAGAGATATTTACCATCAAGGTCAAGCCAGTTCAAGGTATATGATAGTTTCTCTGGCGATCGTCGGTGTAGTTTTTGGAGTTTGCACCCTATTATTGCTCGAAAAAATGGTGTTGGCTCGATTATCATCTTTGAGTCAAGATGTCAAACAAATTGATCACTGCCGAGATTTAGCCTTGCGAGTTTCAGTCTCTGGAAAAGATGAATTATCCAGTTTGGCCCAGACCATTAATGCCATGTTAGAGACGTTGGAATCCTCAACGAAAGCCCTGGAAATCGAACGAGAAAAGGCGGAAAGTTTGTTGCTCAATATTTTACCTGAAGTCATTGCCGATCGCCTCAAGGGTCAGGAAGAAAATATTGCCGATACTTTTGCTGAAGTCACGGTGTTATTTGCCGATATTGTCGGCTTTACCCAACTCTCCGCTCAAATTGAAGCGGCGGAATTGGTCCAGTTACTCAATAATATTTTTTCTCGCTTCGATCGCGCCTTGGAACGGTATCAGTTAGAAAAAATTAAAACCATTGGCGATTGTTACATGGTTGTAGCGGGAATGCCGGTTCCCTGTGAAAATAGTGCCGTGGCGATCGCAGAGATGGCCCTAGAAATGCAGGAGGAAATCGCCCGATTTAATGCCGAATTTCATCAATCCTTAAAAATGCGGATGGGGATCCATACCGGACCCGTCGTTGCTGGGGTGATTGGGATTAAAAAATTTATCTATGATCTGTGGGGGGATACCGTGAATACCGCCTCCCGAATGGAATCCCACGGTATTCCCGGCCAAATTCAAGTTTCTAGGGCCACTTATGACTGTTTGAAAAATCAATATCGTTTTGAAGAAAGAGGGGCGATCGAGATTAAAGGCAAGGGAGCAATGCAGGTGTATTTGCTCAAAGGACGCTTGCTTGTAGGGGGAACAAGGGAAAGTTTGTAGTAACGACTTCAGTCGTTACCGCGTGACGTGGAGATCGCCACGTCACGCACAATTGGCGGCGATCGCGCCTGTAGTGCTACTCCTGGCATGGAGTACAGCCGTCACAAGCACTCTGGAGCTTAAGCGCCTGCTCCTTAACTGGAGGCAGAGCCTCATGAGAGTGCGTGACGTGGCGATCGCCACGTCACGCGGTAACGACTAAAGTCGTTACTACGAACTCTCCCCTCTCCCTGCAAAATTCCGTCTGGCAAGTTAAAATACTAACCGATAACCACAACGGGAACAGAGGTCTAGGTTGGCTGGGGATTTCAGCGTTCATGGTTTCCCTGGGGTTAAGGTCCTCCAGCCTGACTGATTTAGCATGAAGGAGACCCAAGATTTCTTCACTTCAATCTAGTCTATAAAACCCGTTTTTTTAACGGGCTTAGGCATAGAGTAATAACTAATCAGCCATAGATTTGGATGCTTTGTTTTCGTAAACATTATTAGGAGCCAACAAAATGAGCCAAGCCAAGCAAGGCGATATGGTGAAAGTTCACTACACGGGTAAATTAGATGATGGGACTGTATTTGATTCCTCCATCGATCGCGACCCTCTGGAATTTGTTTTGGGGGAAGGACAACTCATTGCCGGTTTTGAACAAGCAGTTTTAGGGATGAGTCCGGGGGAATCCAAAACGGAAAAAATTCCAGCGGAAGAGGCTTATGGTCCCCATCGGCAAGAAATGGTGGTGGAAGTTGAGCGGCAGCAACTGCCGGATAATATCCCTTTAGATGTGGGACAACAATTACAAATTCAACAAGCCCCGGATCAAATTATTCCCGTGGTGATTACGGCAATTTCTGAGTCAAAAGTTACTTTAGATGCCAATCCCCCCCTGGCTGGAAAAGATTTGATTTTTGAAATTGAGTTGGTTGGCATTGCTTAAGCGCAAGAAAGACCCTTTCAGTTTTGTAAAACCATAAAAGATTTAGAGGTTTTTAAACCGTTAGGACAAAAACACTGGCGGGGATTTGTATCCCCGCCGGTCTATGAGATTCCCCCAGTCCATTTAAACCCAGACCGATCGCCCTTTAAGATTCGGTTCAGGGCTGTGAACCAACGGCTAGAATTTCGATTTGGAACCGATGAGAAAATAAGTATTCATTTCTCCCTTTCCTTTCACCGGAATCATTCCCCGTTTTTCTAGTTCATAATGCTCCCGCAATAAATAATAGGTGGTTTCGCTGACTTGAATTCGTCCAGGTAAACTGTGAGATTCCATGCGGCTGGCAATATTTACTGTGTCCCCCCAGAGGTCATAAATAAACTTTTTGATGCCAATCAC
This genomic window contains:
- a CDS encoding adenylate/guanylate cyclase domain-containing protein, which codes for MTLRKKTLLAIGLTLAGLFGVVHLTSSTILLNGFTTLEEKEARRNVKRVLDAFSNYQQELQALNFQWGVWDETYRFIEDGNLDYIDRNLGEVNLASLRANAILFINKEGELVFGQGFDLVRQKLAPIPAEVSQKIAATSIQVLKPKDALAGIVTINNRPMTIAAGPILNSQGNLPTRGTLAIARFLDREEIQRLATLTHLDVRAYGLMDPTTPVEFQPTIARLSQMSDDPPILIEPLSQEWMAGYSLLRDIYGNPAVLLELNIPRDIYHQGQASSRYMIVSLAIVGVVFGVCTLLLLEKMVLARLSSLSQDVKQIDHCRDLALRVSVSGKDELSSLAQTINAMLETLESSTKALEIEREKAESLLLNILPEVIADRLKGQEENIADTFAEVTVLFADIVGFTQLSAQIEAAELVQLLNNIFSRFDRALERYQLEKIKTIGDCYMVVAGMPVPCENSAVAIAEMALEMQEEIARFNAEFHQSLKMRMGIHTGPVVAGVIGIKKFIYDLWGDTVNTASRMESHGIPGQIQVSRATYDCLKNQYRFEERGAIEIKGKGAMQVYLLKGRLLVGGTRESL
- a CDS encoding FKBP-type peptidyl-prolyl cis-trans isomerase — its product is MSQAKQGDMVKVHYTGKLDDGTVFDSSIDRDPLEFVLGEGQLIAGFEQAVLGMSPGESKTEKIPAEEAYGPHRQEMVVEVERQQLPDNIPLDVGQQLQIQQAPDQIIPVVITAISESKVTLDANPPLAGKDLIFEIELVGIA